One window of the Hippoglossus hippoglossus isolate fHipHip1 chromosome 9, fHipHip1.pri, whole genome shotgun sequence genome contains the following:
- the golga1 gene encoding golgin subfamily A member 1 isoform X1: MFAKLKKKIAEEAATAPRSGVRIPRTISKESITSVGADSGDDFASDGSSSRDDLPAQLLRRNYQIRKLEAKLSDYAEQLRIMQKTKEKLEFALENHQDSSIKKLQDQNESHQTNRDKMAEGMALALEKKDQEWMEKMASVEKEKMALSAQLEEMMEQSLTLFQKRDDLDELEGFQQQELAKVKHMLLRKEEQLSQQERELQKKEAEVQSTKRELSEARGKLQHLEQQHKESCTLKSELEIEREELLLLREEADKKISELEGQCQDLQSVIQQVSEDFQKSQSMVSALEKSLHDLQTDQDALRLQQQKAAVTEEDKERLLLDLQKKVTSLERRLHGNLSQDEHLQELIQEKSSLEQTLEGTRAELLAVRTNHADTVSSLEAQVSRMSCSITELQTLLRHKEDSSRAYRERTDTQVANLEQQIIENSERLKSAEHQITEKQQHMDKLEGVWSAEKAFLDQQVCLLQQQSEEKVGRLEESIISLETDKQTLQDRVADLERQTDDMNSTLRQQIEELEQCRLELSSRQTVSTEIAKALEETRRQKEELQTQVGEQATSLQMSQQEVSTVTEKLELREEDIKTLQNEVQSRQASQVQLQKEVERVQAQLEQMEVDRDSQLINLRKELLSQTQQLDSCQARILYLEVEVETLTEQLHSPEVSEEDQNGSVTVDDLDHIQKVNKELEQQLSDKNKTIKQLQQRLAELRRTLQKELKLKPEPEAEGKEKLVESRAEKHERVCPEPSSMSALSPPTSNTTVTNTSDLNDSREINFEYLKHVVLKFMSSREAEAFQLIRAVSVLLNFTQDEEDMVKQTLEYKMSWFGSKPSPKGITRPSISGASTPWS, from the exons ATGTTTGCTAAGTTGAAGAAGAAGATTGCGGAGGAGGCGGCCACAGCGCCTCGGAGTGGTGTCCGTATACCACGCACCATCAGCAAGGAATCCATCACCTCAGTGGGAGCAGACTCGGGCGATGACTTT gcATCTGatggcagcagctccagggaCGACCTGCCAGCCCAGCTCCTCAGAAGGAACTATCAAATCCGGAAGCTGGAGGCCAAGCTATCAG ACTACGCTGAGCAGCTACGAATTATGCAGAAGACCAAGGAGAAGCTTGAATTTGCATTAGAAAACCATCAGGATT CATCCATAAAGAAACTTCAGGACCAGAATGAGTCTCACCAGACCAACAGAGACAAAATGGCAGAAGGGATGGCTTTAGCTCTGGAAAAGAAGGATCAG GAATGGATGGAGAAGATGGCCAGTGTGGAAAAG gAGAAGATGGCCCTTTCAGCCCAACTAGAAGAAATGATGGAGCAAAGCTTAACACTCTTCCAGAAAAGGGATGATCTGGATGAACTGGAGGGCTTTCAGCAGCAGGAACTCGCTAAGGTTAAACACATG TTGCTGCggaaggaggagcagctgagccAGCAGGAGCGAGAGCTCCaaaagaaagaggcagaagTTCAGTCAACAAAGCGAGAGCTGTCTGAGGCTCGAGGGAAACTCCAGCATCTGGAACAGCAGCATAAAGAGAGCTGCACACTCAAATCTGAGCTTGAAATAGAGCG AGaggaactgctgctgcttcgaGAGGAGGCCGACAAGAAGATCAGTGAGCTGGAGGGACAATGCCAGGATCTCCAGTCAGTCATCCAGCAGGTCTCTGAAGACTTCCAGAAG tcacaGAGTATGGTGTCAGCTTTAGAGAAGTCCCTTCATGATTTGCAGACTGACCAGGACGCCCTGAGGCTGCAACAGCAAAAG GCTGCTGTAAcggaggaggacaaggagcgCTTGTTGTTGGACCTTCAGAAGAAAGTAACCTCACTGGAGAGACGACTACATGGGAATCTGAGTCAGGATGAGCATCTTCAGGAGCTTATCCAGGAG AAGTCCAGTCTGGAGCAAACTCTGGAAGGGAccagagcagagctgctggcTGTTCGGACTAACCATGCTGATACTGTCAGCTCTCTGGAGGCACAG GTATCCAGAATGAGCTGCAGCATTACTGAGCTGCAGACCCTTCTCCGGCACAAAGAGGACTCCTCAAGGGCctacagagagagaacagacacacaa gttgCTAACCTGGAGCAGCAGATCATAGAGAACAGTGAGCGACTGAAGAGTGCAGAGCACCAGATCACAGAGAAGCAGCAACACATGGATAAACTG GAAGGAGTGTGGAGTGCAGAGAAAGCTTTTCTGGATCAGCAGGTGtgtttgttacagcagcagagtgaggagaAGGTCGGCCGACTGGAAGAAAGCATCATCTCTTTAGAGACCGATAAGCAGACGCTGCAGGACAGGGTG GCTGATCTGGAGAGGCAGACGGATGACATGAACTCCACACTGAGGCAGCAGATAGAAGAGCTGGAGCAATGCAGA TTGGAGCTGAGCAGTCGGCAGACAGTGAGCACAGAAATCGCCAAAGCTCTGGAAGAAACCAGGCGACagaaagaggagctgcaaaCACAG GTTGGAGAGCAAGCCACATCCCTTCAGATGTCACAGCAGGAAGTGTCCACTGTCACTGAGAAGCTAGAACTAAGAGAGGAAGACATCAAAACTCTCCAGAACg AGGTGCAGAGTCGACAGGCCTCACAGGTCCAGCTGCAGAAGGAGGTTGAGCGGGTGCAAGCCCAGCTTGAGCAGATGGAGGTGGACAGAGACTCTCAGCTAATCAACCTGAGGAAGGAGCTGCTCAGCCAGACACAGCAGCTGGATAGCTGCCAGGCGCGG ATCTTGTacctggaggtggaggtggaaacCCTGACAGAACAGCTTCACAGTCCGGAAGTGAGCGAGGAGGATCAAAATGGCAGCGTGACGGTGGATGATCTGGATCACATTCAGAAAGTCAACAaagagctggagcagcagctcagtgacaaGAACAAG ACCATCAAGCAACTGCAGCAAAGACTGGCAGAACTGAGGAGGACGCTGCAGAAAGAACTG AAGCTAAAGCCTGAGCCAGAAGCTGAAGGGAAGGAGAAGTTGGTAGAAAGCCGAGCAGAAAAACATGAGCGGGTTTGTCCAGAGCCGTCCTCAATGTCAGCCCTGAGCCCCCCGACATCCAACACCACCGTGACCAACACGTCCGACCTCAACGACTCACGAGAAATCAACTTTGAGTATCTCAAACATGTCGTCCTCAAATTTATGTCATCCAGAGAAGCTGAG GCATTTCAGCTAATACGAGCTGTATCAGTTCTGCTGAACTTCACTCAAGACGAAGAGGACATGGTGAAGCAAACTCTGGAGTACAAG
- the golga1 gene encoding golgin subfamily A member 1 isoform X2, giving the protein MFAKLKKKIAEEAATAPRSGVRIPRTISKESITSVGADSGDDFASDGSSSRDDLPAQLLRRNYQIRKLEAKLSASIKKLQDQNESHQTNRDKMAEGMALALEKKDQEWMEKMASVEKEKMALSAQLEEMMEQSLTLFQKRDDLDELEGFQQQELAKVKHMLLRKEEQLSQQERELQKKEAEVQSTKRELSEARGKLQHLEQQHKESCTLKSELEIEREELLLLREEADKKISELEGQCQDLQSVIQQVSEDFQKSQSMVSALEKSLHDLQTDQDALRLQQQKAAVTEEDKERLLLDLQKKVTSLERRLHGNLSQDEHLQELIQEKSSLEQTLEGTRAELLAVRTNHADTVSSLEAQVSRMSCSITELQTLLRHKEDSSRAYRERTDTQVANLEQQIIENSERLKSAEHQITEKQQHMDKLEGVWSAEKAFLDQQVCLLQQQSEEKVGRLEESIISLETDKQTLQDRVADLERQTDDMNSTLRQQIEELEQCRLELSSRQTVSTEIAKALEETRRQKEELQTQVGEQATSLQMSQQEVSTVTEKLELREEDIKTLQNEVQSRQASQVQLQKEVERVQAQLEQMEVDRDSQLINLRKELLSQTQQLDSCQARILYLEVEVETLTEQLHSPEVSEEDQNGSVTVDDLDHIQKVNKELEQQLSDKNKTIKQLQQRLAELRRTLQKELKLKPEPEAEGKEKLVESRAEKHERVCPEPSSMSALSPPTSNTTVTNTSDLNDSREINFEYLKHVVLKFMSSREAEAFQLIRAVSVLLNFTQDEEDMVKQTLEYKMSWFGSKPSPKGITRPSISGASTPWS; this is encoded by the exons ATGTTTGCTAAGTTGAAGAAGAAGATTGCGGAGGAGGCGGCCACAGCGCCTCGGAGTGGTGTCCGTATACCACGCACCATCAGCAAGGAATCCATCACCTCAGTGGGAGCAGACTCGGGCGATGACTTT gcATCTGatggcagcagctccagggaCGACCTGCCAGCCCAGCTCCTCAGAAGGAACTATCAAATCCGGAAGCTGGAGGCCAAGCTATCAG CATCCATAAAGAAACTTCAGGACCAGAATGAGTCTCACCAGACCAACAGAGACAAAATGGCAGAAGGGATGGCTTTAGCTCTGGAAAAGAAGGATCAG GAATGGATGGAGAAGATGGCCAGTGTGGAAAAG gAGAAGATGGCCCTTTCAGCCCAACTAGAAGAAATGATGGAGCAAAGCTTAACACTCTTCCAGAAAAGGGATGATCTGGATGAACTGGAGGGCTTTCAGCAGCAGGAACTCGCTAAGGTTAAACACATG TTGCTGCggaaggaggagcagctgagccAGCAGGAGCGAGAGCTCCaaaagaaagaggcagaagTTCAGTCAACAAAGCGAGAGCTGTCTGAGGCTCGAGGGAAACTCCAGCATCTGGAACAGCAGCATAAAGAGAGCTGCACACTCAAATCTGAGCTTGAAATAGAGCG AGaggaactgctgctgcttcgaGAGGAGGCCGACAAGAAGATCAGTGAGCTGGAGGGACAATGCCAGGATCTCCAGTCAGTCATCCAGCAGGTCTCTGAAGACTTCCAGAAG tcacaGAGTATGGTGTCAGCTTTAGAGAAGTCCCTTCATGATTTGCAGACTGACCAGGACGCCCTGAGGCTGCAACAGCAAAAG GCTGCTGTAAcggaggaggacaaggagcgCTTGTTGTTGGACCTTCAGAAGAAAGTAACCTCACTGGAGAGACGACTACATGGGAATCTGAGTCAGGATGAGCATCTTCAGGAGCTTATCCAGGAG AAGTCCAGTCTGGAGCAAACTCTGGAAGGGAccagagcagagctgctggcTGTTCGGACTAACCATGCTGATACTGTCAGCTCTCTGGAGGCACAG GTATCCAGAATGAGCTGCAGCATTACTGAGCTGCAGACCCTTCTCCGGCACAAAGAGGACTCCTCAAGGGCctacagagagagaacagacacacaa gttgCTAACCTGGAGCAGCAGATCATAGAGAACAGTGAGCGACTGAAGAGTGCAGAGCACCAGATCACAGAGAAGCAGCAACACATGGATAAACTG GAAGGAGTGTGGAGTGCAGAGAAAGCTTTTCTGGATCAGCAGGTGtgtttgttacagcagcagagtgaggagaAGGTCGGCCGACTGGAAGAAAGCATCATCTCTTTAGAGACCGATAAGCAGACGCTGCAGGACAGGGTG GCTGATCTGGAGAGGCAGACGGATGACATGAACTCCACACTGAGGCAGCAGATAGAAGAGCTGGAGCAATGCAGA TTGGAGCTGAGCAGTCGGCAGACAGTGAGCACAGAAATCGCCAAAGCTCTGGAAGAAACCAGGCGACagaaagaggagctgcaaaCACAG GTTGGAGAGCAAGCCACATCCCTTCAGATGTCACAGCAGGAAGTGTCCACTGTCACTGAGAAGCTAGAACTAAGAGAGGAAGACATCAAAACTCTCCAGAACg AGGTGCAGAGTCGACAGGCCTCACAGGTCCAGCTGCAGAAGGAGGTTGAGCGGGTGCAAGCCCAGCTTGAGCAGATGGAGGTGGACAGAGACTCTCAGCTAATCAACCTGAGGAAGGAGCTGCTCAGCCAGACACAGCAGCTGGATAGCTGCCAGGCGCGG ATCTTGTacctggaggtggaggtggaaacCCTGACAGAACAGCTTCACAGTCCGGAAGTGAGCGAGGAGGATCAAAATGGCAGCGTGACGGTGGATGATCTGGATCACATTCAGAAAGTCAACAaagagctggagcagcagctcagtgacaaGAACAAG ACCATCAAGCAACTGCAGCAAAGACTGGCAGAACTGAGGAGGACGCTGCAGAAAGAACTG AAGCTAAAGCCTGAGCCAGAAGCTGAAGGGAAGGAGAAGTTGGTAGAAAGCCGAGCAGAAAAACATGAGCGGGTTTGTCCAGAGCCGTCCTCAATGTCAGCCCTGAGCCCCCCGACATCCAACACCACCGTGACCAACACGTCCGACCTCAACGACTCACGAGAAATCAACTTTGAGTATCTCAAACATGTCGTCCTCAAATTTATGTCATCCAGAGAAGCTGAG GCATTTCAGCTAATACGAGCTGTATCAGTTCTGCTGAACTTCACTCAAGACGAAGAGGACATGGTGAAGCAAACTCTGGAGTACAAG
- the ppp6c gene encoding serine/threonine-protein phosphatase 6 catalytic subunit, with protein MAPLDLDKYAEIAKQCKYLPENDLKRLCDYVCDLLLEESNVQPVSTPVTVCGDIHGQFYDLCELFRTGGQVPDTNYIFMGDFVDRGYYSLETFTYLLVLKAKWPDRITLLRGNHESRQITQVYGFYDECQTKYGNANAWRYCTKVFDMLTVAALMDEQILCVHGGLSPDIKTLDQIRTIERNQEIPHKGAFCDLVWSDPEDVDTWAISPRGAGWLFGAKVTNEFVHINNLKLICRAHQLVHEGYKFMFDEKLVTVWSAPNYCYRCGNIASIMVFKDANTREPKLFRAVPDSERVIPPRTTTPYFL; from the exons ATGGCGCCTCTAGATCTGGATAAATATGCCGAGATCGCAAAACAGTGTAAATACCTCCCAGAAAATGACCTCAAG CGGTTATGTGACTACGTGTGTGATCTCCTGCTGGAGGAGTCCAACGTTCAGCCTGTCTCTACTCCTGTAACAGTATGTGGGGACATACATGGACAG TTTTATGATCTCTGCGAACTCTTCCGAACTGGCGGCCAAGTTCCAGACACAAATTACATATTCAtg GGAGACTTTGTTGACCGAGGATACTACAGTCTGGAGACATTCACCTACCTGCTGGTGTTGAAAGCCAAATGGCCCGACCGCATCACTCTTCTACGTGGAAACCACGAGAGCAGACAGATCACCCAAGtttatggattttatg ATGAGTGCCAGACCAAGTATGGGAATGCAAATGCATGGCGTTACTGCACCAAAGTGTTCGATATGTTAACAGTTGCCGCT CTAATGGACGAGCAGATCCTGTGTGTCCACGGAGGCCTCTCCCCAGATATTAAGACCCTAGATCAAATTCGAACCATTGAGCGGAACCAGGAGATCCCCCACAAAGGAGCCTTCTGTGATCTGGTGTGGTCTGACCCTGAAGATGTTGACACCTGGGCTATCAGTCCAAGAGGAGCTGGCTGGCTCTTTGGTGCAAAGGTCACAAATGAG TTTGTCCACATCAATAACCTTAAGCTGATCTGCCGAGCGCACCAACTTGTCCACGAAGGCTACAAGTTCATGTTTGATGAGAAGCTGGTCACAGTGTGGTCAGCTCCCAACTACTGCTATCGCTGTGGCAACATCGCCTCCATTATGGTCTTCAAAGATGCTAACACGAGAGAGCCGAAGCTCTTCAGAGCAGTGCCCGACTCTGAAAGAGTCATCCCACCCCGAACAACAACACCGTATTTCCTGTAA